The following DNA comes from Dethiosulfovibrio peptidovorans.
TTTGTCGACATCAAGGCCGTAGTTATGCTCAGCATTAGCGACGGCACTTTTAAGAACCTTCTCGATCACCTTGGCAGCCTTCTTCGGGGTATAACGCAGAACGATCAACGCCTCGCCTACATTCTTCCCCCTGATCAGAGGCAGCACCTGGCGCACCTTGAAAGGAGAGATTCGGACCTGTCTGGCACTTGCTCTTGCCTCCATATTCCTTCCCCCCTCTTATCTGGCGCCAGAGCGGCGCTCTTGCCCAGCATGGCCACCAAACTTTCTGGTAGGCGCAAATTCCCCGAGCTTATGCCCGACCATATTCTCGCTGATATAAATCGGGATGTGAATACGGCCGTTATGGATGGCGATGGTGTGTCCAATCATCGCCGGAACGATCATACTGGCACGAGACCACGTCTTAACCACCCGTTTGTCGCCGCTCTCGTTCATATTCTCGATGCGACGAAGGAGCTTCTGCTCGACGTAGGGTCCCTTCTTAGCGGAACGAGCCATTGATTAACCCCCTCATCTCTACTTGGCGTACCGGCGCCGGACGATGAACTTATCCGAAATTTTCTTCTTGCGGGTGCGATATCCTTTGGCAGGAGTCCCCCAAGGAGAAACCGGGTGCTTTCGGGATTTACTCCGTCCTTCACCACCGCCCATGGGATGGTCTACCGGATTCATGACCATGGCCCTAACGTGAGGTTTCCGCCCCAGCCACCGAGTTTTACCTGCCTTACCGATACTGGCATTTTCGTGTTCGGGATTCCCCACCTGACCGATGGTAGCCATACACTCCAGAAGAACGAGGCGAAGTTCTCCACTGGGCATCCTTACAAAAGCATACTTACCTTCTTTGGCCATAAGTTGAGCAGTGGTTCCAGCAGAGCGGACCATGACGCCGCCCCGACCAGGCTCAAGCTCTATATTATGGATTATAGTACCCACAGGGATGT
Coding sequences within:
- a CDS encoding 50S ribosomal protein L22 yields the protein MEARASARQVRISPFKVRQVLPLIRGKNVGEALIVLRYTPKKAAKVIEKVLKSAVANAEHNYGLDVDKLVVVEAFADQGPSMKRFRPVSMGRAHPYRHRTSHITVSVAER
- a CDS encoding 30S ribosomal protein S19; amino-acid sequence: MARSAKKGPYVEQKLLRRIENMNESGDKRVVKTWSRASMIVPAMIGHTIAIHNGRIHIPIYISENMVGHKLGEFAPTRKFGGHAGQERRSGAR
- a CDS encoding 50S ribosomal protein L2; protein product: MGIKKYNPTTPGRRFMSIQTYDEVTKTEPERSLLAPLTKKGGRNNRGRITMRHRGGGNRRQYRIIDFKRNKIGVPGKVAAIEYDPNRSARIALIHYADGEKRYILCPVGLKVGMTIAAGPEADITPGNAMKLTDIPVGTIIHNIELEPGRGGVMVRSAGTTAQLMAKEGKYAFVRMPSGELRLVLLECMATIGQVGNPEHENASIGKAGKTRWLGRKPHVRAMVMNPVDHPMGGGEGRSKSRKHPVSPWGTPAKGYRTRKKKISDKFIVRRRYAK